From a region of the Candidatus Bathyarchaeota archaeon genome:
- a CDS encoding plasmid partition protein ParG — protein sequence MGKRHIGTMINEEKWRKFTLACVHQNTTKTKVIRNAINEFIEENLKVNIHD from the coding sequence ATGGGAAAAAGACACATTGGAACAATGATAAACGAAGAGAAATGGCGGAAATTTACGTTGGCGTGCGTCCACCAAAACACGACAAAGACTAAAGTCATCCGAAATGCCATCAACGAATTCATTGAAGAAAATCTAAAGGTGAACATTCATGATTAG
- a CDS encoding DUF2095 domain-containing protein, whose translation MEIDEDQLKRTFPNLAKEMKMSKQKITVNSIRSDTKAAQKAAKTQKNLSNYNPDVIDFLRRCDKEQQAEEIITYMENRGEITRSYAQKLRQQLKKKGVRSFGSKKEEGYYFNLSGQK comes from the coding sequence ATGGAAATCGACGAAGACCAGCTCAAAAGAACATTCCCAAACCTAGCAAAAGAAATGAAAATGAGTAAACAAAAGATCACAGTTAACTCCATACGTTCCGATACGAAAGCCGCCCAAAAAGCAGCAAAAACCCAAAAAAATCTTTCTAATTACAATCCTGACGTAATTGATTTTCTCCGCCGATGCGACAAAGAACAACAAGCAGAAGAAATAATCACCTACATGGAAAACCGCGGCGAAATAACTCGCAGCTACGCTCAAAAACTACGGCAACAACTCAAAAAGAAGGGCGTGCGAAGCTTCGGATCCAAAAAGGAAGAAGGATACTACTTTAATCTTTCTGGTCAGAAGTAG
- a CDS encoding right-handed parallel beta-helix repeat-containing protein → MVNKIFSAIMLSLLQISMFTLAVSIKPVTASRTIYIQADGSIDPPTAPISTVDNITYTFVGDIINETIVVKRHSVVVNGEDHILRGAGTGYGFHLFSNNVTVRNTRIVGFDCGILCDVDFGGESRIIGNTISGNGIAIWMNSMDSTVDIINNTIRKNDHVGIYLESWCGCWGGRIVGNLVADNREGIWLQEVTCVLRNNILRNNGLDVAGSYIDHFLQDIDASNTIDGKPICYWRNKENKTVPLNAAYVALVNCKKIIVENLTLTGNGQGIVLAGTTDSTVRNLNIAHNSQGIVLIESSHNRIYANNITNCSRPLVDFFGANNMIYHNNFIHNYYSPWISFSQDLLDGGYPFGGNYWSDYNGTDLYCGAHQNLNGSDGIGETPYIIEELGGETYYMDRYPLMETWTPSWEPIPPLLTGDINYDGKVDIYDIVYMASIYGCKEGDLDWNPFADLAPQWGVINIYDLVTCTYHYGETYP, encoded by the coding sequence ATGGTTAACAAAATATTTTCAGCAATAATGCTGAGTTTACTTCAAATTAGCATGTTTACATTGGCAGTTAGTATTAAACCAGTTACAGCGAGTAGAACTATCTACATCCAAGCTGATGGGAGCATCGACCCGCCAACAGCGCCCATTTCAACCGTGGATAATATCACCTACACCTTTGTAGGCGACATAATTAACGAAACGATTGTTGTGAAGCGACACAGCGTAGTAGTTAATGGAGAAGACCACATTCTAAGAGGGGCAGGGACAGGTTACGGATTTCACTTATTTAGTAACAATGTTACCGTTAGAAACACAAGAATCGTAGGATTCGACTGCGGGATACTCTGCGACGTGGATTTCGGTGGTGAAAGTCGAATCATTGGCAATACAATTTCAGGCAATGGTATAGCCATTTGGATGAATAGTATGGACTCAACTGTTGACATAATTAACAACACTATAAGAAAAAATGACCATGTAGGGATTTACTTAGAAAGTTGGTGTGGCTGTTGGGGAGGAAGAATAGTCGGCAACTTAGTGGCAGACAATAGGGAAGGCATTTGGCTTCAGGAAGTCACATGTGTTCTCAGAAATAACATTTTGAGAAACAATGGACTGGATGTCGCTGGAAGCTACATCGACCACTTTCTTCAGGATATAGACGCTTCAAACACCATTGATGGAAAACCCATCTGCTACTGGAGAAATAAAGAAAACAAGACGGTTCCTCTGAATGCGGCATATGTTGCCCTAGTAAATTGCAAGAAAATCATAGTGGAAAATCTGACACTGACGGGGAATGGTCAAGGCATAGTTCTGGCAGGCACAACTGACTCAACTGTCAGAAACCTAAACATAGCCCACAACAGCCAAGGCATTGTTTTGATTGAATCATCGCACAACAGGATCTATGCAAACAACATAACAAATTGTTCAAGACCACTCGTAGATTTTTTCGGTGCAAACAACATGATCTACCACAACAACTTCATACATAACTACTATTCTCCTTGGATTAGCTTCTCACAGGACTTATTGGATGGAGGATATCCATTTGGCGGCAATTATTGGAGCGACTATAATGGCACGGACTTGTACTGTGGTGCACATCAAAACCTCAACGGTAGTGACGGAATAGGCGAAACACCTTACATCATTGAAGAATTAGGCGGCGAGACCTACTACATGGATCGATATCCGTTAATGGAAACTTGGACACCATCATGGGAACCTATACCCCCATTATTAACAGGAGACATTAACTATGATGGAAAAGTAGACATTTACGACATTGTCTACATGGCTTCAATCTACGGATGCAAAGAAGGAGACCTAGATTGGAACCCTTTTGCAGATTTAGCACCTCAGTGGGGAGTCATCAACATCTATGACCTAGTAACATGCACTTATCACTACGGAGAAACCTATCCATAA
- a CDS encoding 4Fe-4S dicluster domain-containing protein: MPMKIQKTESDNQLVVERIHHAKSYRLTVDRALCAGCELCSLICPRESITVNKQQKKEGQKIQRPVIDVDEEKCQYCGICATICPHGAVQVTIDGENIASVVEKESFPQLIREITADTTKCPTDCTECEEACPLDLIKVTLNPTTKEVAVDIKEEQCPCCGVCEIKCPEGAINVRRIFTGKLEINQEKCPSGCRDCLDVCPITGALYFSEEDGKVHANELFCTYCGVCKIVCPEEGALELSRSTVRHTPVRSGAWNKALEKLTSTAEMTKELRGKGRKRTMDAVQKLLEPRKK; the protein is encoded by the coding sequence ATGCCCATGAAAATTCAAAAAACCGAATCCGACAATCAACTTGTAGTGGAAAGGATTCACCATGCAAAAAGTTACAGATTGACTGTTGACCGCGCATTGTGTGCGGGATGTGAACTTTGCAGTCTCATCTGCCCTAGAGAATCTATCACAGTTAATAAACAACAGAAAAAAGAGGGACAAAAGATACAGCGTCCTGTGATCGATGTTGATGAAGAGAAATGTCAATACTGTGGTATATGCGCTACCATATGTCCCCACGGGGCAGTCCAAGTTACTATAGACGGCGAGAACATTGCCTCGGTAGTTGAGAAGGAAAGTTTTCCGCAACTTATCCGCGAGATTACAGCAGATACAACAAAATGCCCAACAGACTGCACCGAATGCGAAGAAGCGTGCCCCTTAGATCTTATCAAAGTCACGTTAAACCCTACCACTAAAGAAGTCGCAGTAGACATTAAAGAAGAGCAATGTCCTTGCTGTGGTGTTTGCGAAATCAAATGTCCAGAAGGTGCTATTAATGTCAGAAGAATTTTCACCGGAAAACTTGAGATCAATCAAGAAAAGTGCCCTTCAGGCTGTCGGGATTGCTTAGATGTTTGTCCAATAACTGGTGCCCTGTATTTTTCTGAAGAAGACGGTAAGGTGCATGCTAACGAACTTTTTTGCACTTACTGCGGCGTGTGCAAGATTGTCTGTCCTGAGGAGGGGGCGTTAGAGCTTTCACGTTCAACAGTGCGTCATACTCCAGTTCGTTCAGGGGCATGGAACAAAGCTCTTGAGAAGTTAACTTCTACTGCCGAAATGACGAAGGAGTTGCGTGGAAAGGGAAGAAAGAGAACTATGGATGCCGTGCAGAAACTCCTTGAACCGAGGAAAAAGTGA
- a CDS encoding CoB--CoM heterodisulfide reductase iron-sulfur subunit A family protein produces the protein MATSSKKVGEKPRIGVFVCHCGVNIAEVVDVKELTEYVKTLPDVVYAKEVRYACATLGQDKIGKSIKEHNLNRVVVAACSPRLYESTFRKTCAEAGLNPYFFEMANIREFSSWCHTNTPKEATEKAKEIVKIAVAKARLLQPLKEIEVPVTNKALVIGGGIAGINSALDLADMGFKVYLLEKTESIGGHMAQLDKTFPTLDCSICIEGPKMVDVGRHPNIGIISYADLVSVSGFVGNFKVKIRKNPRYVISENCTGCGECKEVCPIEYPNEWDINMGVRKAISVPFEQSVPLLYTINMDHCIECYKCVDACDARQAINFDQKPEEIELTVGAIIVAVGFESYLPYADRLYGYGKYDNVITAMEFERLILAAGPTGGRVIRASDGEKPHSVVFVQCVGSRDVGKYEYCSGFCCMYTLKHTVMLKEKYKDDIQIYVIYTDLRSDFKGYEEFYNRAKKAGVHFIRTTLENRSITEDPKTKNLLVHAETEGGQPVEIEAEMVVLANAAVSVHDAAELAEILNIPIGANGFFVECQPKIRPTETDTPGIFLAGACQGLKDIPYSVSQGSGAAAQAAAVLSKPTWIIEPVVARVNEDLCSGCGVCESVCGYDAVRIEKTDGKELAKVTEGLCRGCGICGATCPAGAITMPLYTEAQVIAQVRAVLEKVK, from the coding sequence CTGGCAACGTCGTCTAAGAAGGTAGGAGAAAAACCTCGAATCGGTGTATTCGTATGCCACTGCGGCGTCAACATAGCTGAAGTTGTCGACGTAAAGGAGTTAACAGAATACGTAAAAACGCTGCCCGACGTGGTTTACGCAAAAGAAGTTCGATACGCATGCGCCACTCTAGGTCAAGACAAAATCGGAAAAAGTATAAAAGAGCATAACCTCAACCGAGTAGTAGTCGCTGCGTGTTCGCCACGTTTGTATGAGTCAACGTTCCGCAAAACCTGCGCTGAGGCTGGATTGAATCCCTATTTTTTTGAGATGGCGAACATCCGTGAGTTTTCATCTTGGTGCCACACTAATACGCCAAAGGAAGCCACAGAGAAAGCTAAAGAAATCGTAAAGATAGCTGTTGCAAAGGCGAGACTGCTTCAACCCCTTAAAGAAATTGAAGTGCCTGTCACTAACAAAGCCCTAGTCATAGGGGGCGGGATAGCTGGAATCAACTCGGCTCTAGATTTGGCTGATATGGGCTTCAAGGTTTATCTGCTTGAAAAAACCGAAAGCATCGGCGGCCACATGGCACAGCTGGACAAAACTTTCCCCACGTTAGACTGCAGCATATGCATCGAAGGACCAAAAATGGTAGATGTGGGGCGCCATCCTAACATTGGGATAATATCCTACGCCGACTTGGTCAGCGTTTCGGGTTTTGTGGGCAACTTCAAAGTCAAGATTAGGAAAAATCCGCGATATGTCATTTCCGAAAACTGCACTGGCTGTGGCGAATGTAAAGAGGTCTGCCCCATTGAGTATCCTAATGAGTGGGACATTAACATGGGTGTAAGAAAAGCCATATCTGTCCCCTTCGAACAATCTGTCCCCCTCTTGTACACTATTAACATGGACCACTGTATCGAATGCTACAAATGTGTAGACGCTTGCGATGCAAGACAAGCCATAAACTTTGACCAAAAACCAGAAGAAATAGAATTAACCGTCGGCGCGATCATTGTTGCGGTAGGCTTTGAAAGCTATCTACCATACGCCGATCGGCTGTACGGCTACGGAAAATATGATAACGTTATCACCGCAATGGAATTTGAGAGACTAATTTTGGCGGCAGGTCCGACTGGAGGAAGGGTTATTCGAGCTTCAGACGGCGAGAAACCTCATTCTGTAGTTTTCGTTCAGTGTGTTGGTTCGCGGGACGTTGGCAAGTATGAGTATTGTTCAGGCTTCTGCTGCATGTACACGTTAAAGCACACAGTTATGCTTAAGGAGAAGTACAAAGACGATATTCAAATTTACGTCATCTACACCGACCTGCGTAGCGATTTCAAAGGATATGAGGAATTCTACAATAGAGCTAAAAAAGCTGGAGTTCACTTCATAAGAACAACATTGGAAAACAGATCGATAACCGAAGACCCTAAAACCAAAAATCTCCTTGTGCACGCCGAAACAGAAGGAGGGCAACCAGTGGAAATAGAAGCAGAAATGGTAGTTCTAGCAAACGCGGCTGTTTCAGTCCATGACGCAGCAGAACTGGCAGAAATTCTAAACATTCCAATCGGAGCAAACGGCTTTTTCGTAGAATGCCAGCCAAAAATTAGGCCTACCGAGACAGATACGCCGGGAATATTTTTGGCAGGAGCCTGCCAAGGATTGAAAGACATACCATATAGTGTCTCACAAGGAAGTGGCGCGGCAGCACAGGCGGCAGCAGTTCTTAGCAAGCCTACGTGGATCATTGAGCCTGTGGTGGCAAGGGTGAATGAAGATCTCTGTAGCGGATGCGGAGTCTGCGAATCTGTTTGCGGTTACGATGCTGTAAGAATTGAGAAAACCGATGGAAAAGAGTTAGCAAAAGTTACAGAAGGTTTATGCAGGGGATGTGGCATTTGTGGCGCAACATGTCCTGCGGGAGCAATAACTATGCCCCTTTACACGGAAGCACAAGTTATCGCGCAAGTTAGAGCGGTTTTAGAAAAGGTGAAGTGA
- a CDS encoding hydrogenase iron-sulfur subunit gives MTKGSLQTTEEPRIGVFICYCGLNIGAVVDVEDVADYARSLPNVVYVKTNRYTCADPGQEEIRKGIKEYNLNRVVVAACSPRMHEPTFRRTVSEADLNSFLFEMANIREFSSWCHPSTPKEATEKAKEIVKMAVAKVRLLKPLDVIEVPVTNKALVVGGGVAGASAALSLANMGYKVYLVDRAESIGGHMAQLGKTFPLFECSNCPQQNRCPRFSCVATRIGDVANHPSIQLLTYSEVKEVEGVIGSYKVRVVKKPRFVDESKCVGYCNICVEKCPVEVPSEFDAGMRMRKAIYMPFDQAVPLVHTIDKENCLYFKDGSCTECKNVCEVDAVDFNQEPEEITFEVGTIIVATGFDVYEPYDLEEYGYGKFRNVVTGLQLERMLHTGTQITGELVKPSDGKRPNSLTFVQCVGSRDVGKYEYCSGFCCMLTLKSAVLLKEKYGNGFQINVLHTDMRANKKGYEELFRRAQDMGINFIRAKLTNRKVVENSETESLTVYAETEDNSPAEIKTDMVVLATAAIPSKGSEDTARIFNISRGADGFFMESHPKLKPLDTPVDGTFLAGACQGPKDVPYSVSQGSGAAARAATILSKEKWKIEPIVAVVDPEKCRNTKIKCGICAERCPYGAIEAPENQPAKVITAMCHGCGTCVAECPADAITQRHFTDDQIFAQIRSALEEEPEGKILGFLCNWCCYAGADLAGTSRFEYPPLLRPIRVMCSGRVDRDFVLEAFRQGAGMVLIGACHLPYDCHYISGNERMKARMDALAPMLQKLGLSPQRFRVEYVSAAEGLKFAELMKEMAAQMKELGPEKIKAENAKLKPILDRMLAKKQQKAKQQ, from the coding sequence TTGACAAAAGGGTCTCTTCAAACCACTGAAGAGCCGCGAATCGGCGTATTCATCTGCTATTGCGGACTCAACATCGGTGCCGTAGTAGACGTAGAGGACGTTGCAGATTATGCACGCTCTCTGCCGAATGTGGTTTACGTGAAAACCAACCGCTACACTTGTGCTGACCCTGGACAAGAAGAGATTAGAAAAGGAATAAAAGAATACAACCTCAACCGAGTGGTTGTAGCTGCCTGTTCTCCACGGATGCATGAGCCCACGTTTCGCCGAACCGTTTCAGAAGCTGACTTGAACTCTTTTCTTTTTGAGATGGCGAACATCCGCGAATTCTCTTCATGGTGTCATCCCAGCACACCAAAAGAAGCCACGGAAAAAGCTAAAGAAATTGTAAAGATGGCTGTTGCTAAAGTTAGACTGCTAAAACCGCTTGACGTCATCGAAGTTCCAGTCACTAATAAGGCGTTGGTGGTGGGAGGTGGGGTTGCAGGTGCAAGTGCAGCGTTGTCACTTGCAAACATGGGATACAAAGTGTACTTGGTTGACAGAGCTGAAAGCATTGGTGGTCACATGGCGCAGCTGGGTAAAACGTTTCCTCTGTTTGAGTGTTCAAATTGTCCACAACAGAATCGTTGTCCAAGGTTCTCTTGTGTTGCCACGAGAATAGGAGACGTTGCCAATCACCCAAGCATCCAGTTACTGACCTATTCTGAGGTTAAAGAGGTTGAAGGCGTCATCGGAAGCTACAAGGTCAGGGTTGTTAAGAAACCCCGATTTGTTGACGAGTCAAAGTGTGTGGGATACTGTAACATTTGCGTAGAAAAGTGCCCTGTTGAAGTGCCTAGTGAATTTGACGCAGGGATGCGCATGCGAAAGGCGATTTACATGCCATTCGATCAAGCTGTACCTCTGGTTCACACGATTGATAAAGAAAACTGTCTCTACTTCAAAGACGGTAGCTGCACCGAATGCAAAAACGTGTGCGAAGTAGACGCGGTAGATTTTAATCAAGAGCCAGAAGAGATCACGTTTGAAGTAGGCACCATCATAGTTGCGACAGGATTCGACGTTTACGAGCCTTACGACTTAGAAGAGTATGGATATGGGAAATTTAGGAATGTGGTAACTGGGCTTCAGCTCGAACGAATGTTGCATACTGGTACTCAAATTACCGGCGAGCTTGTAAAACCCTCAGACGGCAAAAGACCCAACAGCCTAACTTTCGTTCAGTGTGTTGGTTCGCGGGACGTTGGCAAGTATGAGTATTGTTCAGGCTTCTGCTGCATGCTAACATTGAAAAGTGCTGTGTTGCTCAAAGAAAAATATGGCAACGGCTTTCAGATTAACGTGCTCCACACGGATATGCGTGCTAATAAGAAAGGCTACGAAGAGCTTTTCAGAAGAGCCCAAGATATGGGAATCAACTTCATACGAGCAAAGCTTACCAATAGAAAGGTCGTTGAAAACTCCGAAACAGAAAGCTTAACCGTGTATGCAGAAACAGAAGACAATAGTCCAGCAGAGATAAAGACCGACATGGTGGTGTTGGCGACAGCGGCGATTCCGAGTAAAGGTTCAGAAGACACAGCGAGAATCTTCAACATTTCTCGAGGAGCTGACGGCTTCTTCATGGAAAGCCATCCTAAATTGAAGCCTTTAGACACGCCAGTGGATGGCACTTTCTTAGCGGGTGCTTGTCAAGGTCCCAAAGACGTCCCATATAGTGTCTCGCAAGGGAGCGGAGCTGCAGCGCGAGCCGCAACCATCCTTTCGAAGGAAAAATGGAAGATAGAACCCATCGTTGCAGTGGTAGACCCTGAAAAATGCAGAAATACAAAGATAAAATGTGGTATTTGCGCCGAACGATGTCCTTACGGAGCCATAGAAGCTCCCGAAAACCAACCTGCAAAAGTAATAACAGCTATGTGTCACGGCTGCGGCACTTGCGTGGCTGAGTGTCCTGCAGACGCTATTACGCAGAGACATTTCACAGATGATCAGATTTTTGCTCAAATAAGATCGGCGTTGGAGGAGGAGCCGGAAGGCAAGATTCTTGGTTTCTTGTGTAACTGGTGCTGTTACGCAGGCGCAGACTTGGCGGGTACAAGCCGCTTCGAATATCCACCTCTTCTTAGGCCTATTCGCGTGATGTGTTCGGGTCGCGTGGACAGAGATTTCGTGTTAGAAGCCTTTAGACAGGGGGCTGGTATGGTTTTAATCGGTGCGTGTCACTTGCCCTATGACTGTCATTATATTAGCGGTAATGAGAGAATGAAAGCCCGTATGGATGCTTTGGCCCCTATGTTGCAAAAGCTTGGCTTAAGCCCTCAACGTTTCCGGGTGGAGTATGTTTCGGCTGCTGAAGGACTCAAGTTTGCAGAGCTAATGAAGGAAATGGCTGCACAGATGAAAGAGTTGGGACCAGAAAAGATTAAGGCAGAAAATGCGAAGCTGAAGCCAATCTTGGATAGAATGCTAGCTAAGAAACAGCAAAAAGCAAAACAACAATGA
- a CDS encoding NusA-like transcription termination signal-binding factor: MASGIKLTSKEMRFIALFESITGAAVKDCIIDEDASRAIFIVKEGHIGMAIGKGGKNIHLLERMTGKKHEIIEYSDVPSQFIKNALRPAHVTEIRITEKPDGKSIAVVAVDPRDKGVAIGKNGRNAERIRFLAKRYFQIQNVSIT; encoded by the coding sequence ATGGCCAGCGGAATAAAGTTGACCAGTAAAGAAATGCGTTTCATCGCTCTTTTCGAAAGCATCACCGGTGCTGCAGTTAAAGACTGCATTATTGATGAGGATGCAAGTCGTGCAATCTTCATCGTGAAAGAAGGACATATAGGCATGGCCATAGGTAAAGGCGGCAAAAACATTCATCTTCTAGAACGCATGACAGGCAAAAAACACGAAATTATCGAATATTCAGATGTACCCTCTCAATTTATTAAAAACGCGTTAAGGCCGGCTCATGTGACGGAGATTAGGATAACAGAGAAACCTGATGGAAAATCTATCGCGGTTGTGGCAGTTGACCCGAGGGATAAAGGTGTTGCTATTGGAAAAAATGGAAGGAACGCCGAGCGAATACGTTTCTTGGCAAAACGATATTTTCAAATTCAAAATGTGTCAATAACCTAA
- a CDS encoding 50S ribosomal protein L30e, translating to MIDVDKAIAAAVRTGKVVFGANEAVRSAKTGKARIIVVASNNPPQIHEDLEYYGKLSQIPVVTYKGNRIDLGMVCGKRFAVATLTVKEPGDSDILKWAEKPETEQDITGENVEES from the coding sequence ATGATTGATGTGGACAAGGCTATTGCAGCTGCTGTCAGGACGGGCAAAGTAGTTTTTGGAGCAAACGAAGCCGTAAGAAGTGCAAAAACTGGTAAGGCTAGAATTATCGTTGTGGCTTCCAACAATCCACCCCAGATTCACGAAGACCTTGAGTATTACGGAAAACTATCTCAAATCCCAGTTGTAACTTATAAGGGCAACAGAATTGATTTAGGCATGGTTTGTGGGAAACGATTTGCTGTTGCAACCCTAACTGTGAAGGAACCTGGTGATTCTGACATCTTGAAGTGGGCTGAGAAGCCTGAAACAGAGCAAGATATTACTGGAGAGAATGTTGAGGAGTCCTAG